The sequence ATCGTGTAGTAAGTACTCTATTTCCCACAAGAGATGTTTTAGAGATATAGAGTACAGAAGACCAGAAACCGAAGCCGAACCCTTCACAATGGAAGAATTACAACTCGCTGCccagaaaatgaagaagaagaaagcaCCAGGGCCCGATGTTATAACGGCAGAAATACTCAAGATAATAATGGAGGACAACAGCGAGAAAGTACTAGAAATGTACAACGGAGCATGGCGAAAGGCAGAATTCCCGGACATATGGAAAGAGGCAGAGTTAGTCCTTATAAGGAAGTCGGGAAAAACAGATACGGAGCCTAGCAGTTTCCGCCCCATATGCCTCCTGAGTGTAGTAGGAAAACTATACGAACACCTGATAAGAGAAAGGCTGCTAAAGGAACTAGAAGGTAAGAACATAATTTCCGATAATCAACACGGTTTTAGGGAAGCCAGATCCACGATAACGGCCATAGAAGAAGTCCTTAACTACGCAAGATGGGCCAGAGGAGGAACACATAGAACCAGAAAAGTAACTATCCTAACAGCCTTCGAAGTGAAGAACGCGTTTAATTCAGTTGGATGGAAAGAGACCCTCGAAGAACTGAAGAATAAAGGAATATCAGTCGACCTACAGAATGTTATACGAAGCTACTTCCAGAATAGGACGCTGAGGACAGCGCACAAAAAGGTATGTCTAACATGTGGGGTCCCCCAGGGTTCTGTTTTAGGTCCCACGTTATGGAATATAACGTACAACGGAGTATTAGAGCTAGCCGACGACGACCCCGATACAAAACTGGTGGCATACGCAGATGACCTAGGAATGATAAAGACGGGGAAAGCAGAAGAAGAAGCCTGGGAGAAAACCGAACAAATGGCAGCTCGTGTTGGAGCCTCGCTGAGAAGCAGAGGACTGCAATTGGCTCCACACAAAACGGAAATACTCCCGCTAACCGGAAGACGGCCAATAGAACGGACCAAGGCAACTATAGAAGGCGTAGAGGTTGAGGCAAAGAGACAGCTTAAATACCTAGGAGTAATTTTGGACAAAGACCTCACCTTCCTCCGGCACATAGATTACGCCGTAGAGAGAACGAGAGAGACGACGAACGCCCTAAGAAAACTTATGCCCAGAATAGAaggacccacatcaagaaagaGACGAGTATTGGTTGCCGCAGCCATGTCAAGATGTATGGGGCTGAATTATGGGCAGAGAGCCTAAGTACCTACACCACCGCCAGAGATAAGATTAGAAAGGCGCAGAGAGGAGTCGTGGTAAGTTCTATCCGAGCTTATAGAAATGTTTCAGGTATAGCAGCGCTATACCTGATGGATAGAAGAAATAAGAAGCCACAGAGGCGCTAGATGGACTAAAGAACTGATACAAGACCCGTTGAAATGGATGGACCGGGCACACGGAGATCTCGAGTACGAAACCTTCCAATTCCTGAGCGGGCATGGCTGCTTTGGGACCTATAGAAAGAAGATAGGAAAGAGTAATAGCGCCCAATGTTGGAACTGCCAAAGATTGGACAAGCCGGACCACATCCTCTTCTGCAGAAAATGGGAAGATACCAGGAAAGACCTGGCAAGGGCAACAGACGGAAACCCGGACTTTAAATACACCAAGCACAACATCGTAGCAAAGATTCTCGAGAATGAGGTTAAGTGGAATCTTATCACAGAATGGATCCGGACCGTCATGAAGGCGAAGGCAGAAGAGGAGAGAGAACGGGAAAACGCCGGAAGGTATGATTAGTGAACCATAAATTAAGAATTTCAGGAAAAGACCACCAAAAAGCAAATACCGAGATGACGACACCAAACACCCGAAGAAGACAACACCACCCGATTACGACAATAATAACCAACCCTAGACAAAGTGTGTTTCAGGAAGCCCGAACAAGCCAGATATGGAGACGACGGAATGATGCAGCCCAAGATGACGACCAAGCCTGACTACGACCATCCCGACCCCAATTCCTCTCACATTCCAAGGGCTTAAGTCTTGGCGACCAGCtcgccggagacagagctatcGAGAAAAGGCTTCGGACGATTCGCAGGAGGAAGGGGCGTGGTTAACTATGGCTTTCTTGGCCCCTCTAGTCTGCGGACAAGAGGCAGACCCAAGAAGTACCGTTAGTACCACCTGCAAGAAGCAACTATGGCTTTGTTGGCACCTCGAGTCCACGGACACGGGAAGACCCGGGGAGCAATGTTAGCGCTTCGACCCGGATCTACGACTTGTCTATCTCGGCGGGAATCCGAGCGTGGCCGCAAGGAGTACGTCTCACTTTCCCCCTCGGAACCACCAGGTGGACATAGTTCGTGGTGATACGTTGGAGAAACTATGACTCGCTTGGCCCCCGGTATCTCGGGATCCGGAGGAGACCCAAGGAGTACCGTTATTGTCTGACAGATACCACAACCTCTCTGCGCAATCTCCGAGGGACCAGGGCCAACGGCTCCCTATAAATAGGTCACAGAACTGCGATTCTATATGGGAGTCGGGTCAAGACCTTCCGAGGATCTACCCCGGACAGCTCGAGTTCCGTAACCAGAGCCAGGGGGATACTACGGAACGTTTCAAGCCAGTCACTAGACTGTGAGATCCGTGAGACGGGGTCCTAACTCCTCCCCTCCTTCCAGACGTCCAAGAGGTGTAAGGAGGGAGTGGCATTCCACGCAGGGAAGATACCGTAAATACCAATCGCCTTGGTGGAAACGGTTCTTGCCCTAGTACGCAACAACTTAGTCGTACAGGTCAGTGTCCCTGAGACCTCGACTTTGTTGTTGAGGAGGGGGTTTTGGTGGGTGAGAgccccacacgaatccgcagtATTGCACAGTCCGCTGCGGAGAAGCCGGTATCGGTTCCCCCTACCTCGTGggcaaaaaaaaaaggttcccATGAGGAGCGCCTCCCCAGGTGGCGGATAGGGGGATGCCTCCCAGATATGGGGGGTACCGGGGAAATCAAATACCCGGGGCGGACCAAATCCGCGCTGCCTTGCGCGTCGGGGAACGGACCCCAAAGGCTAAGGGAAGGAAAACCCTGACAGAAAACCCATGCACACCGATGGGCAACCATCGGGAAAGAACGCGAAGGCGGTAAACTAAACAACTATGGCGGATCTTAAAACGTATGATGTACCCCAGGAGGGTAGGATCGAAATCGATCCAGAATCCCTCCCTGCTATTGCGGGCTGCCCCACGGATTCTGGGGGGGGGGGCAACGAAACGCCGAATAAAAAAAGTGACACCCAGGTCAATATATTTAGGAAGAGTACGAAGTTAAAAAGGACTCCACCTAGTAGACGAGACGAGAGTGAAAAGTCTGCACTGGAGATGAAGGAAGCCGGGAAATCGCTGGGCGACCAGGCTGTGTTACCGGTTGAGGAGACTGGGAGGATGGGGAAGAAGAAGAGGAGGAGGCACCGAGAAGGCGCTGAAATCTTCGAGACAGCACAGAGGTTGAGGGAGGCAAGACAGAGGAGGATGGAAGAGGAAAAGGAGGACGCCGGTAAGCCTACGAAAGATGAAAGTAGGGAAAAACAGAAGGAAGAGATGGAAACATCCGAGGCACAGAAGCCCACAGAAGACAAAACGATAAGAGGAAAGCAAATTGTAACGAGCTCCCCGAAAGTAGAACAGAAATACGTGGATATGGGTATATCTGGGCAAGAGGAAATTGTGTCACCGGAAGAGTCGTTATCGGATTGGTTCTTTGACTTCGCAGTGGGAACAAACCCGAGCAAGCGAAAGAGAGTTGAAACTCCCAAGAACCTGAGTATAAAAAAAGAGAGCCTGGATAACCTAATAGTGAATATGACCGAGATTGAAGAAGAGTTAACAAAGCTGCTTAATACAGAAGCTGTAATAAAGGAAACGATGATGAAGGAGTTAAAAAGGATAAGAGACCTGATAACAGAGGAGATATTCGAAGCGAAGAGAATAGGAGAGCAATAGGAAAGAGCCGATTTCAGCTGTCAGGCTGATCTAGAGGAAATATCCCTCGATCTATCAGTGGCAACCATTCAGGGAAGAATAAAGGAGGATATGTCACGTGAGGAGCTGAAAGAGTTACTGGAGGCGAAATGGCCAGCGGAGGCATACAGAACTAGTACAACAGAAAACAGAATAACAAATGTGGAGGGGGGCGGAGAAGTAGTGGTGGCAGCGCCGCTAAGGGTATACCGGAGTTGAAGTTCCTCAGGCCATTGACTGGAGGGGCCCAGGGTATTCTGGGCTATCTTAAGGCTGGAAAACTACcagaaaataaaacaataatccaTAGAACACAAAGCTGCCACCTTTATGTCAGTATACTTTCATAGAAAACGACTTGATTGACATTACAGTGGCTTTCGCTTATGCAACAAATAATACACATTCTTGTATTTAAAATAGCTCAACACTAAATAAACATAATATTCAACACTTCCCCTTGTTGAGGTAATTttttaacaaaaataaaaaaaaatgtttgcaCTACAAAACTACAAATATAAACTCAATCAAAACATTTCAATCCTAAAATGCATCTGATCTCCTTGGTTTTATGAGCAGGTAGAATTTTAGTAAAAATATCTGCCAAGTTATCACCAGAAAaaacataattaaaaaaaaattcattcttttCTACCATGTCTCTCA comes from Coccinella septempunctata chromosome 5 unlocalized genomic scaffold, icCocSept1.1 SUPER_5_unloc_1, whole genome shotgun sequence and encodes:
- the LOC123322474 gene encoding chemotaxis regulatory protein ChePep-like, with translation MADLKTYDVPQEGRIEIDPESLPAIAGCPTDSGGGGNETPNKKSDTQVNIFRKSTKLKRTPPSRRDESEKSALEMKEAGKSLGDQAVLPVEETGRMGKKKRRRHREGAEIFETAQRLREARQRRMEEEKEDAGKPTKDESREKQKEEMETSEAQKPTEDKTIRGKQIVTSSPKVEQKYVDMGISGQEEIVSPEESLSDWFFDFAVGTNPSKRKRVETPKNLSIKKESLDNLIVNMTEIEEELTKLLNTEAVIKETMMKELKRIRDLITEEIFEAKRIGEQ
- the LOC123322473 gene encoding uncharacterized protein LOC123322473; protein product: MDRAHGDLEYETFQFLSGHGCFGTYRKKIGKSNSAQCWNCQRLDKPDHILFCRKWEDTRKDLARATDGNPDFKYTKHNIVAKILENEVKWNLITEWIRTVMKAKAEEERERENAGRKPEQARYGDDGMMQPKMTTKPDYDHPDPNSSHIPRA